One genomic segment of Mycolicibacterium gilvum includes these proteins:
- the mtrB gene encoding MtrAB system histidine kinase MtrB — MIFGSRRRIHRRSAPLIRGLAALGRALSLAWRRSLQLRVVTLTLGLSLAVILVLGFVLTSQITDRILEVKVGAATEEIERARTTVSGIVGGEETRSLDSSLQLARNTLIDRKADAGAGLAGTFDAVLVVAGDGPRAATAAGPADQVPAALRDFVKAGQVSYQYATVHTDGFSGPALIVGSPTSSPVTNLELYLIFPLNSEDSTIALVRGTMATGGVVLLGLLAAIALLVARQIVLPVRSASRIAERFAEGHLTERMPVRGEDDMARLAVSFNDMAESLHRQITQLEEFGNLQRRFTSDVSHELRTPLTTVRMAADLIHDHIHDSPDDLDPALRRSTELMVNELDRFESLLNDLLEISRHDAGVAELAVEAVDLRSIVQRALDNVGHLAEGANVEMDVEMPPDDVIAEVDPRRVERILRNLIANAIDHAEHKPVQIRMAADVDTVAVTVRDFGVGLRPGEEKLVFSRFWRADPSRVRRSGGTGLGLAISIEDARLHQGRLEAWGEPGKGACFRLTLPLVRGHKVTSSPLPVKPIETAAGAGRRVREPAGESV, encoded by the coding sequence GTGATCTTCGGTTCACGTCGGCGCATCCACAGGCGGTCAGCCCCGCTGATCCGTGGACTCGCCGCGCTGGGTCGGGCGTTGAGCCTGGCGTGGCGCCGCTCCCTGCAGCTGCGCGTGGTCACGCTGACGCTGGGTCTGTCGCTGGCGGTGATCCTCGTGCTCGGTTTCGTGCTGACCAGCCAGATCACCGACCGCATCCTCGAGGTCAAGGTGGGCGCGGCCACCGAGGAGATCGAGCGGGCCCGCACCACCGTCAGCGGCATCGTCGGCGGGGAGGAGACCCGCTCGCTCGACAGCAGCCTGCAGCTCGCGCGCAATACGCTGATCGACCGCAAGGCCGACGCCGGAGCGGGACTCGCCGGGACCTTCGACGCGGTGCTCGTCGTGGCGGGGGACGGACCGCGCGCGGCCACCGCCGCCGGTCCCGCCGACCAGGTGCCGGCCGCGCTGCGCGACTTCGTCAAAGCCGGCCAGGTCAGCTACCAGTACGCCACCGTGCACACCGACGGGTTCTCCGGACCGGCGCTGATCGTCGGCAGCCCCACGTCGTCCCCGGTGACGAATCTTGAGCTCTACCTGATCTTTCCGCTCAACAGCGAGGACTCCACCATCGCGCTGGTACGCGGGACGATGGCCACCGGCGGCGTGGTGCTGCTCGGTCTGCTGGCCGCGATCGCGCTCCTGGTGGCGCGCCAGATCGTGCTCCCGGTGCGCTCGGCGTCGCGCATCGCCGAGCGGTTCGCCGAGGGGCACCTGACCGAACGGATGCCGGTGCGCGGCGAGGACGACATGGCCCGCCTCGCGGTGTCGTTCAACGACATGGCCGAGAGCCTGCACCGTCAGATCACCCAGCTCGAAGAGTTCGGAAACCTGCAGCGCCGCTTCACCTCTGACGTCAGCCACGAACTGCGCACCCCGCTGACCACCGTGCGGATGGCCGCCGACCTGATCCACGACCACATCCACGATTCGCCTGACGACCTCGACCCCGCGCTGCGCCGCTCCACCGAGCTGATGGTCAACGAACTCGACCGCTTCGAATCACTGCTCAACGATCTGCTCGAGATCTCCCGCCATGACGCCGGCGTCGCCGAACTCGCCGTCGAGGCCGTCGATCTGCGGTCGATCGTGCAGCGCGCGCTCGACAACGTCGGGCATCTCGCCGAAGGCGCCAACGTCGAGATGGACGTCGAGATGCCGCCCGACGACGTCATCGCCGAGGTCGACCCGCGGCGCGTGGAACGGATCCTGCGCAACCTGATCGCCAACGCCATCGACCACGCCGAGCACAAGCCCGTGCAGATCCGGATGGCCGCCGACGTCGACACCGTGGCCGTCACCGTGCGTGACTTCGGTGTCGGCCTGCGCCCCGGCGAGGAGAAACTCGTGTTCAGCCGATTCTGGCGCGCCGACCCGTCCCGCGTACGACGTTCCGGCGGAACAGGATTGGGCCTCGCCATCAGCATCGAGGACGCGCGGCTGCACCAGGGGCGGCTCGAAGCGTGGGGTGAACCCGGCAAGGGCGCATGCTTCCGGCTGACGCTGCCGCTGGTGCGCGGGCACAAGGTCACCAGTAGTCCGCTGCCGGTGAAACCGATCGAGACCGCCGCGGGCGCCGGCCGCCGGGTACGCGAACCGGCAGGGGAGAGCGTGTGA